aaatattttttacacGTTTTTGATAAAGCgcagctaaagctcaatctataacggcgtttttcaaaaagcgccactaatgccACTAAAGCTCAACACGGTGTTGTGCTTaatttttttgtggcgtttttcaaaaagcgccgctaatggttGACctctagcggcgtttttttaaaaagCACCGCTAATGTTCAATCTATAGCGCCATTTGTcaaaaagcgccactaatgccACTAAAGCTCAACATAAAACAACGGCGTTGTGCTCACTTTTTTTGcagtgtttttcaaaaagcgccgctaatattCGACCTATAACGACGTTTTTCAAAGGGGCCGCTAATGCttgatctatagcggcgtttttcaaaaagtgcCACTAGTGCTTGATCTATAGCGGTATTTTTTAtctaaacgccgctaaaaacctgttttgctgtagtgtcTATGATGGTAATATGCTTGGGAATTCATGTTGAAAGTGAACTTTGTTTAGTAAGGATTGATGGTACTGATGTCATGGTTAAATGCTTAGACCATTGAATTAATCATGGTGCTACTATATTGGTTAAGTTATTAAAgtgaattaatatatattaattggcTCACTAGATGAAATTGGATAGTTCTAGAGTATAATTAGTATGTCATATGGTATATTTTGAGCTCTTGTGTTACAGGTTAGCTTTGTGGGCTTGAGAGATTTGTTTTATGGTGCTTTGCGTAACTTATAGGAATGGTTGGATTAAGTCGTATTATAAACAAAGTACCTACTATTTGTGCTTATACACTTTTCATATATTTGTTTACAAATTTAATTTCAGTTAATAGGGAACTAAAATATGTTAATGGAAAAGATATTGTGTTACAAATTTTGGAATATGTTGGTATGTATTGAAAATGAGATATGCAAAATGAACCTTGAAGCATTATTGGAGAGTTGTGATGAAAGAATGTGAAATTGGAGTTAGTTTTGTGGTATATGTTGTTGAGAATCAATACGAAGTTGtttttatataatttgtgatttaGCTTTAGTTTAGGGTATTTTGGATTTGTTTTGCACCACTGAATATTATATGCTTAGTGTGCATAGATTTTTGACGTTAGAGTTTTCTTAGAATCCAAAAAATATTAAAGGATCGTTGGCTATATTCAACCTTCGTAATGCATGTATTAGGAATTTCAAATGTCATTTGTATTTTAAATGTTGGTTTAACCTggattttaaatgttatttttgatatatttgaacatatatataaaatattggtAACTTGCTTTGGTTGATACAtgaattttctaattaaatttcatgttttatattttgtCGTTATCTAATATGTTTGAACGCATGAGACTTTGCATTTTAGACTAAATTTGATATATTAAATGTGTATGAATAGCCTTGGTTATATATTGGTAATGTTTGAGCATGTTTTGGGGTTAGTTTGGAAGGCTTAAACtgtcaattttgtaatttttctggATTTTGAGATGAGGTATCAAAACTTCTTCACAAAGTATTGATACATTGTATGAGGTATCGaaatatagatcaagatatcgATACATTATTCTATGTATCAATAAATTGGCTCTCATGTAGCGGAACTTGTACTCATGTAATTGTTTGTTTAAATTTTTGGTTCAAGTATTGATACATTGAGACAAAATACCGAAATTTGTCTTTTGTTTTTTGATATTTTGAGTCTTGAATGTTGTCTTTTAACTTGTTTTATTGTATCTTTGCTTAATTAATATTTAGAACGTATGAATTAATGCTTATAAATGTTATGCAATTGTGATTAATAAAAGTGGATTTGATTGTTTTGGTTTTGTTTGAGGTTACTTCAATAATTAATATGGCATCAATTTTTGGGTTGGGTGTGGATATTTTAACCCTAAATTTGAGGAGATGTGAACCTTCGGCTTTATGCATGGTGTGATTGGTGGGATATGGTGTCCATTGCCAATCTTGACTCTTGATCAACTTAATTataatagaaagtgaaaatgtcacatttggtatgtatattttcataaaattctAATGTGGTATTTGTATTTTGAAAATGTCCAATGTAGTACTTGAACTATCAATTTGTATTTTATTATGGTACATGTACTATCATAAAATATGTAATGTGGTACTTGTACTTTGAAAATGTCCAATTTGGTGCTTGAATTATCAATATGTGTTTTTATTATTGTACTTGTACTTTCATAAAATGTCTAATGTGGTACTTGCACATTGAAAATGTCCAATGTGGTACTTGAACTAtcaatatgtattttattatgttACATGTACTTTCATAAAATGTCCAATGCGGTGCCTAAGTTATCAATATGTGCTTTGTTATGGTATTGGGTGTTAGCACCATTAATGAATTGCTAAAACTACTTATGAAAATTGacgataattttttttcaaatcatcaaatccacatagataatataaaattatgtgaaaaattaaattaaacaaaaattaaattaaattaagttaaaaataaataactaatatgATTAATGAAAAAGGAGTAAATACTAAACTTACATAGAAGTATCTATATTTTATCATTTACTTAATGTTTAgttatttgggttttttaaaatttaatttaattattttttgttttatttagttttcaAATAATATTATACTACCTATGTGAACTTGatgatttaaaaaatatattttacgtgtcaaaattttattaattgattTAACAATTTACATATTgaacatttataaattatatgTATGAGATTAGATATTTTATGAAAGTATAAATGATAAAAGAGTGAATTTTGCATGCCTGAACTCGAAATTCTACACCTGTGCTCTGaactaatattaaaaaaaaaaaaaatgacccCAAACCTGTTTCATTTTATTACTTCAAACCCATTCtttgatttttaattataaaGCAGTGGTGTATCAAATATTTGCCAATGTGATGAattcctcaaattttgagtattcaACAAATTTGCTTACTCTGAAAAAGTTAGAAGCAATAAGAAAATGTAATGAATTCAAAAAAATAGGCACCAGTAAACAAATgtatataaaataattcaataatttgtCCAACATGTTGGACGATTTGAGTCGAAACATAAATAAGGCACTTTCAAAACATAAGCTATTTGTTAGTTGAATTAAAAAGAACACAATCATTTAGGagttaaatcataaataaaaatataaagagggtaatattataaatattttggagCGGCTTTACTTTAAACCTAATTTTTAGAATAAAAAATCCAACCTTATCAAGTCAAATTGAGTACAACTTGTTGGATTTGGGGTTTCTTTTCATCcctaaatgaaatatataatgaTAGTTTAGGTATTATATTAGACATTTTAAAGTATAGAACATTTTATAAAACTGCATGtatcataataaaacatatattaatagtTTAAGTACTATATTGAACATTTTCAAAATACACATACCGCAATTAACATTTTGTGAAAGTAAAGTTACTAAATTTGACATTATGCCTTAGAAGAGTCGGATTAGAACAtaatactttttttttctttttgctttgtTAGAACATAATACATGTTATAATTAAATATGATGTTAAACTATTATACTAATGTATATAATACGATATGTTTAATgcctctttttatttttatttaaaattttgatataatatCTATATTTACATTAAAATCATTCAATAGGTGGTAATGCTCTTATTgtaacaataaataaaatataaattcaaagatgtttaattttttatttaaaatttggaaattatagtaaaaataagtatgctataaaaaatcatttaattgcTATTTATTTTGTAAGGATGCGGGATTAAATTTAGGAGACAAGTGATCAagacatgaaaaataaaaataaaaaatttatcaaaatttaaattgaattgatttgaTTGGCTATTGTGCTAGGAAGACTTTGACCAAATTGGAGGATCATTTTTCATTCACAAAAATGGATTACAGAAAAGTCAGTCTTTATTAATTAAGTGCTAATGATAAATTTGATcactaatatttttatattttatcaaaattgtcttaattgtatttttaagttttttttttattatcaacTTTTGATATTTTTTCAAACTGTTTTTCTaatgatttaatgaataaatgcaaggtttcaatctttctttctttttcaaaaggTGAACTCTTTCATACGTTTGTTTACTTGAGAAATTTTTCTATTGAGTTAAACTTTTTTAGATAAAtacgtttattttctttaaattaagaattttttaatttcatatattgtttatttattttattattttccatatgtaattattttatagggttatttaagtaataaattacatctAATTAAAATATTCCACATATAAAATTTCACATCATCCCTTAACTTTTTTAACGATActttttatcaaatatgttataaaaaacaaaattgatggcaaaaaaatacaaaaaacaattaaaatcattttgacaaaatatataaatgttagtagctaaattaagtgattaaactTTAACCAATAACCTTTTAGAATGGAGATTAGATTATTACAAAAATTCGCATGTTTGTATGAATTAATTAATACATTAAAATAGGAAGTTGaagttaaaatttcaaaatttccgcACCTTTATTATTAGTTGGCTAACATTAAAATCATTTATAATAATATGGATCAACCAAACACAGTTAAGTAGTGTTATTCAATTATTTCTCTTGATGCTTATTAGTTGAAACCTTGAATAAAGGAAAAATTGTGATATATTATCAGAATGTAGAATGTCTTTCAGAAAATATATAATccaatttttaaacaaaatacgTTCATTtactaataatataataaattgacttttaaaaaaattattacttCCAGCTTTGCTTATTGACTTTGTCAATTGCCATTCTTAATGCGTTGTAGAGTTGTATTTAGCTTTTTCATAGAGTGGATTCATAAAAACATTAATTGACTTTTTATAACATGAGATGAGATAATAAAATACTTGATTGTCTTTTTACATTCCACTAAGTTAACAAAACAAAGGGAAAAAGAATTGTGGGCAAAAAAAACAAAACCTGTATGTTGCATCCTAAAATTGTGACATTTCTTCACGAGTTCTGATTTCTATAATTTTCAAACACATTGTTCAAAGTTTTGACCCTTTACAATTCAAAATACTAACATTTCCTCAACTTTTGTTTAGTTGTTTTCCAGAAAGAAAATTATTAACATTTTCTTCCTTTGAATTCCTCATCTGCCTCCACTATGTACATTTCAACTCTCTTTTTTCTCTGGGGATATCCAATGTTGTTCTGCTTCTAACTCTATTTTTCCTGAGTTAAATGATGTTTGCATGAATTGGGTTGCTTGTCTTTTTGTCTATATCATTCCTAGTCTTGACCTTAATGATGTTTGCATGAATTGGGTTGCTTTTCTTCTCTCTATTGCTGTTACGATGATTCGTTTTATTTGATTGCAACTGAAGTAATGTTTTaaatatagatttttttttttataaaaaaaaagggtttaatCTGTACTTTTCTCACTCTTTCTTTCGTCTGATTATCAAGTGGTAGGTTGTTAACttgttttttttccaaattttaaatatattgttCACTGGTGAAGATTCCCTTCAGGTTCACGCACGCTAATTGTTTTAGTTCGCTGAAGAAACATTTCTAATctgttctttttcttcttctctaaATACAGGTCTTTATGGTTTTCATCAAACTTTAAGGCCTTTTAGCGGATCGTATCAATTAAGATTGAAGCGGGTGTTTCATCCAAGTTCCAAGTTCCAACAATGGTTCTTGGCCTAAGAACTAAGAACAGAAAAGGCTGCTTACATCAGCTTGTTTACACTGTAAATGTGAAGGAGATTAATCCTTGGACACCATTGCAATCACCGCGATCGGCTCAATCTGTTTTGCTACAATGGGAAACTGGTGATAAGAGTTCTGGATCCATAGCTTCTACCATTGATAATGGAAAGATTGCGTTCAATGAATCTTTCAAACTTCCATTAACTTTACGTAAAGAAGCATCTCGTAAGAGCACGAATCATTTGAGTTTCCACAAGAACTGTTTAGAGTTTTACTTGTATGTCTCTCGGAAAGAAAATGTGTCAAAAGCTCAACTTTTGGGATCTGCTATTGTAAATCTTGCTGATTATGGAATTATCAAGGAAGCTATATCCATTAGTGCTCCTTTTAACTTGAAGAAGAGTTCTAGGAACATAGAGCATCCAGTTCTTTATCTTAATATCCAACCTTTTGATAAAGATAGCTCGAGCGCTTTGTCGAAAGAAGTGTCATTAGACAAGGATGGCAGTGAATGTGTTTCTGAATTCATAAATGAAGGAAATGATGAGGAAATCGAGATTGCTTCTTTTactgatgatgatgttgatgatctTTCCTCACGGTCATCCCATattacttcttcttcttcttctgttTTCGATCATTCTAGAGAGTCACATATTCAACATGATAAGGTACTTAGGTTCATCATCCTCCTTTTGTTcttcatttccattttcattgAATTGTCTGTTAACTGTTGTCTTTGAATTGGGTTATAAGATTGGATTGGATTTATGAATTTGGCTTGGAGGACTTTGATCCTTGGGCGTTACCATAAGTACTGCTTTTTGAGGACTTAACACCGTCCTACTTAGACACTCATGTATGCTACTCTTAGTAGTGTTAATTGAAATTGCATATATTTTGCACATGCAATTTTCTGTATAGTTACAATTTGTTTAGTTAATATGGGGAATGGGATTTCATCTTGGGACCTTTTCTTAAGTTAAGGGGTAGCTGGTTATTTTAGGCTATGGCTTGGCTTGAAAATCACTAGGAGCAGTAAGATGAGCCAAAATTATATTATAGTGATTAATTTGTAGATATGATCCCTGTTTAACCATTACGCAAACATAGCTATTAGTTTTGGGAACACATCAGATGGTTGTTTCTTATCATCCGCTACCACCATGATTCTATTCTGAGGTCTGTCATAGTTCTGGTTAATTTGGTGGCTGCCAATGTCATCTTAACAAAGCTAGAATTTCTGAATGTTTAATAGCATGTCACTATTGATTACAGAATAAATCAGAATCAGCCACTGGTGGGTTTGAAAGGCTTGGACTCACGCTTCCTTCTGCTGGAACACATGTAAACTCGGGGGTAAGTCCAATTGTTGAAGTATTCAAACAAGTGAATGGCAATACTTCTCCTTCATCTTCAGTGGACTTGTGCTCCAACTCTATGAATCCTGTAACTAATCCTATGGCTATAGTTGCATCCCCGGAGCATGGTGCTACTACCATTCCAGTGGAGACCAACTTAGACCGTGTAAAAGATGAAGATTTGTCCTACAACCCCAAGAATCTTGTAACTTATCCCAAGGCTGATGTAGCATCCTCAGAGACAAGTGTTACCATTCCGGTAAATACGAATTTAGAATATGTAAAAGGTAAAGGTTTATCCAACAACCCCAAGAATCCTGTAAGTTATCCCATGGCTAAAGTTGAATCCGCAGAGACGAGTGTTACAACTCCAGTAGATACGAATTTAGACCATGTAACAGATAACGGTTTGCCCAATAGCCCCAAGAATCCTGTAACTTCTCCTATGGCTAAAGTTACATCCACAGAGACGAGCATTACCATTCCAGTAGATATGAACTTTGACCATGTAGAAGATTCCCATGCCAAAAGAGAGGGTGATAGGAAAGCATTGAGGCATGACCGAAGTCATGTAGACAGATCTTTAAGTCGCATTTCACATGTTGGTCAGCGGAAGGAAAATGAGGAAAAGACACTGTGGGAAGATGAGCTGGATAGCCAGATTTTAAATGCCAAGGAATACTCTCCGCGGGACATGTTAAGTTTTATACAGACTCAAGATTCTACAAAAAATAAAATCACTTGGAGGAGTAACACTTTTGCGTCCAGCTGTGAAACAACTGAAGTCAAAGGTGGCTTCATTGCAAACGATGGACAGAAGCATGTGGCACCTGTTCAATTGCATTTTGACAACAATGGCCTGTCAAAGAAGATCCAGTTTATGGAGAAGGAAAAGGAACATGATATTTCCGAGGAGATCTCTAATGGTAACTCAAGTGATATGCTTAGTGAAAGGGAAGAAACTGTGAACAACTTTTCTAACAGTAAATTTAACTCAGGTAACAGTTATGGGCCACTAAAGAATACTAAGTTCATGGAGAAGGCAAAGGAATCTGATATTCCTGAAGAGATTCATAATGGTTCTACAAAGGATACATGTAATGAAAGCGAAGAAGATTCAAATAGCTTTTCCAACAGCAAAGTTGAACTGGAGTCCAAAATTGAAATGCTTGAACAAGAATTGAGAGAAGCTGCTGTTGTTGAGGCTAGTCTTTATTCTGTTATTGCAGAGCATGGGGGTTCTATAAACAAGGTTCATGCTCCAGCTAGACGACTTTCTAGATTCTATATCCATGCTTGTAGAACAAGTAACCCAGATAAGAGGGCAAATGCTGCTAGGGCTGCTGTTTCAGGATTGGTTTTGGTCTCTAAAGCTTGTGGAAATGATGTTCCAAGGTGTGTTCTTACACTTCCTgtaatttttttccctttttcccttTTAGAAAATGAAACTGGAAGATTTTAGATTCTACCTTCTCTACCAACAAAGATGTTAGTTTGGTTTGCATGTTAATCATTCCTATCCCATTATTCATAGGTTAACCTTCTGGTTGTCAAATTCAATTGTACTGAGAGCAATTGTGAGCAATGCTATTGGGGGAATTCAGCTATATTCTGGACCATGCTTAAATAGTAGTAGCGAGGGAATGGTGTTGGAGGACAACTCCCATCTGCAAGAGGAATGCAATTCAACAGAAAGTTTTGAAGAGTGGGTGGACCCTCGGACGTTTCTACTTGCATTGGAGAAGTTTGAAACTTGGATCTTCTCCAGAATAATTGAGTCAGTCTGGTGGCAGGTCAATCCTTTCTTTTAAAAGCTTAGTGCATATCGTCTTCTCAGTTCATATCTAATGCTATTTCTTCCTATATAATTGCCAGACTTTGACTCCACATATGCAGTCGGCTGCTGCAAAGAGCTCAAGCTCAAGGAAAACATCAACCAAAAGATATGAATTAGGTGATGAAGAGCAGGGGAATTTTTCAGTCAAGCTTTGGGAGAAGGCTTTTAAAGATGCCT
This window of the Gossypium arboreum isolate Shixiya-1 chromosome 12, ASM2569848v2, whole genome shotgun sequence genome carries:
- the LOC108477436 gene encoding uncharacterized protein LOC108477436 isoform X1 codes for the protein MVLGLRTKNRKGCLHQLVYTVNVKEINPWTPLQSPRSAQSVLLQWETGDKSSGSIASTIDNGKIAFNESFKLPLTLRKEASRKSTNHLSFHKNCLEFYLYVSRKENVSKAQLLGSAIVNLADYGIIKEAISISAPFNLKKSSRNIEHPVLYLNIQPFDKDSSSALSKEVSLDKDGSECVSEFINEGNDEEIEIASFTDDDVDDLSSRSSHITSSSSSVFDHSRESHIQHDKNKSESATGGFERLGLTLPSAGTHVNSGVSPIVEVFKQVNGNTSPSSSVDLCSNSMNPVTNPMAIVASPEHGATTIPVETNLDRVKDEDLSYNPKNLVTYPKADVASSETSVTIPVNTNLEYVKGKGLSNNPKNPVSYPMAKVESAETSVTTPVDTNLDHVTDNGLPNSPKNPVTSPMAKVTSTETSITIPVDMNFDHVEDSHAKREGDRKALRHDRSHVDRSLSRISHVGQRKENEEKTLWEDELDSQILNAKEYSPRDMLSFIQTQDSTKNKITWRSNTFASSCETTEVKGGFIANDGQKHVAPVQLHFDNNGLSKKIQFMEKEKEHDISEEISNGNSSDMLSEREETVNNFSNSKFNSGNSYGPLKNTKFMEKAKESDIPEEIHNGSTKDTCNESEEDSNSFSNSKVELESKIEMLEQELREAAVVEASLYSVIAEHGGSINKVHAPARRLSRFYIHACRTSNPDKRANAARAAVSGLVLVSKACGNDVPRLTFWLSNSIVLRAIVSNAIGGIQLYSGPCLNSSSEGMVLEDNSHLQEECNSTESFEEWVDPRTFLLALEKFETWIFSRIIESVWWQTLTPHMQSAAAKSSSSRKTSTKRYELGDEEQGNFSVKLWEKAFKDACERLCPIRACGHECGCLSMLAKLVMEQLVGRLDVAMFNAILRESVDEMPTDPVSDPIRDSKVLPIPAGKSSFGAGVQLKNAIGNWSRWLTDLFGIDDNDGLEDSNEVDDDKKAGFEASFKAFGLLNALSDLMMLPSDMLVNRSLRKEVCPKFSPRLIIKVLNNFVPDEFNPNLVSEAVFESLDEDISEVGDKSITNFPCMAAPTVYSPPSAASLIGIVGEVGSQALRRSRSVLRKSYTSDDELDELDSPITSIIIENRSDSTHSKSLNWMRMGKGERKVIRYQLIREIWKEGEW
- the LOC108477436 gene encoding uncharacterized protein LOC108477436 isoform X2, yielding MVLGLRTKNRKGCLHQLVYTVNVKEINPWTPLQSPRSAQSVLLQWETGDKSSGSIASTIDNGKIAFNESFKLPLTLRKEASRKSTNHLSFHKNCLEFYLYVSRKENVSKAQLLGSAIVNLADYGIIKEAISISAPFNLKKSSRNIEHPVLYLNIQPFDKDSSSALSKEVSLDKDGSECVSEFINEGNDEEIEIASFTDDDVDDLSSRSSHITSSSSSVFDHSRESHIQHDKNKSESATGGFERLGLTLPSAGTHVNSGVSPIVEVFKQVNGNTSPSSSVDLCSNSMNPVTNPMAIVASPEHGATTIPVETNLDRVKDEDLSYNPKNLVTYPKADVASSETSVTIPVNTNLEYVKGKGLSNNPKNPVSYPMAKVESAETSVTTPVDTNLDHVTDNGLPNSPKNPVTSPMAKVTSTETSITIPVDMNFDHVEDSHAKREGDRKALRHDRSHVDRSLSRISHVGQRKENEEKTLWEDELDSQILNAKEYSPRDMLSFIQTQDSTKNKITWRSNTFASSCETTEVKGGFIANDGQKHVAPVQLHFDNNGLSKKIQFMEKEKEHDISEEISNGNSSDMLSEREETVNNFSNSKFNSGNSYGPLKNTKFMEKAKESDIPEEIHNGSTKDTCNESEEDSNSFSNSKVELESKIEMLEQELREAAVVEASLYSVIAEHGGSINKVHAPARRLSRFYIHACRTSNPDKRANAARAAVSGLVLVSKACGNDVPRLTFWLSNSIVLRAIVSNAIGGIQLYSGPCLNSSSEGMVLEDNSHLQEECNSTESFEEWVDPRTFLLALEKFETWIFSRIIESVWWQTLTPHMQSAAAKSSSSRKTSTKRYELGDEEQGNFSVKLWEKAFKDACERLCPIRACGHECGCLSMLAKLVMEQLVGRLDVAMFNAILRESVDEMPTDPVSDPIRDSKVLPIPAGKSSFGAGVQLKNAIGNWSRWLTDLFGIDDNDGLEDSNEVDDDKKAGFEASFKAFGLLNALSDLMMLPSDMLVNRSLRKEDISEVGDKSITNFPCMAAPTVYSPPSAASLIGIVGEVGSQALRRSRSVLRKSYTSDDELDELDSPITSIIIENRSDSTHSKSLNWMRMGKGERKVIRYQLIREIWKEGEW